The Halanaerobium saccharolyticum subsp. saccharolyticum DSM 6643 DNA window GGAGATTTATTAATCAAATTGAAAAATGGTAAAACAAAGCAGCTTGATTCTCTAAATACTTCTTTAAATTATAAGAGTTTAGCTAAATATAATGACTTTAAATAATCATAAGAAAGGTGCTAAAAATGAAATTTAAATTAATACTATTTTTATTACTATTTTCATTACTAGTTTCATTTTCTGTTTCAGCTCAATATCTAGAGGTAGCATTAGTTAGTGACATTGGAGGTTTTGGAGACAATAGTTATAATGATCAACTGCGGTCAGCCATTAATGAAATGGATAAAAAAATTAATTTATCAGTAGATTATAGAGAATCAAAATTAATGACTGAATATCTGGAAAATATTAATTATTTTGCAGAAAACAAATTTGATTTAATCTGGGGTGTTGGTTTTACTATGGAGCAGGCGATTGAAGAAGCTGCTCAAATGTATCCAGAAAGAAATTTTGTTATATTTGATGGGGTAGTTGAGGAAGAAAATGTTATGTCGCTTACTTTCAAAAAAGAAGAAGCTGGATTTTTAGCAGGTGTTATTGCTGCTCTAGAGAGTCAAAACTCTGCCGTAGCATTTATCGGGGCTAAAGAAAATAAAGCAATGCAAAAATATCAAGCTGGTTTTAATACAGGCGTTAAAGCTGTAAATTCTGATATAAAAATAATGAATAAATATGTTGGTAGTTTTAATGATTTTTCTATGGCTAAAAAAATAACTACTGAATTAATAAAAGAAAGTGTTGATATTATTTTTTATGCTGCAGGATCTGCTTCACATGGAATTATTGATCAGGCTATAGAAGAAGATATTAAATTGATTTCTCTAGACAAAGCAGATATAAAGTTGGCTCCGAATAATATCTTAACTTCAATTTTAAAAAACACTGAACATATAGTAGAAGATGTTATAAAAGCTTATTATAACGATAATTATGTAAATGAAATAAAAGAATATGGGATTACTGATAATGCATTTATTTTAGAGGAGAAACAAGCAGAAAAGTTTATAAGTAGTGATAAATTAGTTAAAATTGAAGAATATAAACAGCAATTTTTGGAAGGTGAAATAGAAATAAGGTCAGAACTATAATTATTTATCCTAAGAAAAAAATGACCAATAGTCAATATATCATTTAAATCTGCATAATTCTATGATAAGATAAAATAGAATTAAAAGTTAAAGAAAATTTTAGGAGTGATAAATTGAAATTACCTGAATTAAAAATTGCTGATTTAAAACTGGAATTTCCTATTATTCAAGGTGGGATGGCAATTCGTGTATCAATGGCTGAACTTGCAGCAGCGGTTGCTAATGAGGGTGGAATTGGAGTTATTGGAGCTTCAGTTATGACTGCAAAAGAATTAAAAGCTGAAATAAAAAAAGCGAAACAACTTAGTGATGGAATAATTGGTGTAAATATAATGTTTGCTGCTTCTGGATTTAGTGAGCTGCTTCAGGCTTCGGTAGAGGCTGGAATAGATGTTATTATATCCGGTGCTGGTTTTTCCCGCGATATGTTTAATGTTGGAAAGGAGACTAATACACCCGTAATTCCTATTGTTTCATCTTTGAAACTTGCAAAAATTTCTGAAAAGCTAGGAGCTTCAGCAGTTGTTGTAGAAGGTGGAAATGCTGGGGGACATCTAGGAAGTGATGAGTATAGTTTTGATTTAGTAAAAAAAATTGTAGGAAAGATTAATATACCTGTTATTGGGGCTGGAGATGTTGTAACTCCAGAAGATCTTGAAAAAATGCTAAAACTTGGTGTTGACGGAGTTCAGATGGGCACTAGATTTTTAGCGAGTAAAGAAGCATCTGTAGCAGATAATTTCAAAAAATTATGTGTTGAAGCTTCATCCGAAGATGTTATGAAAATCATGAGTTCTGTTGGTTATAAAGCTAATTCAATAAAAACTAGATTTTCAGAATTGATAAAAGCCGGAGAAGCACCACCTCCTGCTAACTGTACAGATTGTTTAAAATCCTGTACTAAAAAATTCTGTATTAAGGATGCATTGGTTGCTGCTAAAGCTGGAAATATGGACACAGGTGTATTTTTTACTGGTGAAGGAATTGGGAGAGTTAATAAAATTTTATCTACTAAAGAAATTTTCAAGGAAATAAAAGATTACTTTAGAGAATAACTTAGAGTTAATTTTATAGGCTGCAGATACTTATTAATTTTCTGCAGTCTTTTTATAGTGCAAATTATCTAAATTAATAAGGAGAAATTGAAATGATTTTAACAATGGATATTGGGAATACTAATACAGTTCTTGGTTTATATGAGGGAGATGAATTAAAAACACATTGGAGAATTTCAACAGATAGAAATAAAACTCCGGATGAGTATGGGATGCTGTTTAAAAATCTATTTGAATCAGCAAATATTAAAAATGATGCTGTTGATTCGATTATAATTTCTAGTGTAGTTCCTCCAATATTGAGAATACTAAAGAAAACAGCTTATCGTTATTTTAATGTAAATCCACTCGTAATTGGCCCAGGTGTTAAAACAAGTATGAATATTAAAACTGATAATCCAAAAGAGGTAGGGGCAGATAGGATTGTTAATGCAGTTGCAGCAGGTCACCTTTATGATGGTCCTCTTATAATTGTAGATTTTGGGACAGCTACTACTTTTTGTGCAATTTCAGCTAAAGGGGAATACCTAGGTGGATCTATAGCGCCGGGTATTGGTATTTCTGCTGAAGCACTATTTAGTCAATCTGCTAAATTACCAAGAATTGAATTAATTGAGCCAGGCCATGCAATTGGGAAAAATACAATTGATGGGATGAAATCAGGGATAGTCTATGGTTTCGTCGGCCAGGTTGAATATTTAGTTAAAAAATTCAAAGACGAATTATCGCAAGATGCTGTTGTTATAGCCACTGGTGGTTTAGTGAGCTTGATAGCTGCGGAAACTGATTCTATAGATTATGTTGAACCATTTTTAACTTTAAAAGGATTAAAATATATTGCAGATATTAATGGGGTTGGATCTTAAATGAAAATAGCTGATTTAAAAATTGAGCCAGAGGTCTTTTTAGCTCCAATGGCTGGTGTAAGCGATTATCCTTATCGACAGCTTGTAAGAGAAATGGGAGTAGAGCTAATATACACTGAAATGGTTAGTTCTAAAGGTTATGAATATGGAAATAAAAGAACTGCTGAATTGATTGAATTTGATAAAGGTGAAAATGGGAAAATAGCGGTTCAAATTTTTGGAGAAGAACCTGAATTTATGGCCAGGGCTGCTGAGGGGATTTCAACAGAATATAATATAGATATCATAGATATTAATATGGGATGTCCAGCCAGAAAAATTGTTAAAAATGGTGCTGGCTCAGCTTTAATGAAAGATCCAGGTCTTGCATTTGAAATAATAAAAGCAACTGTTAATTCAGCTGAAGTACCTGTAACTGTTAAAATGCGCAGTGGTTGGGATGAAGATAATATTAATGCTGTCGAAATAGCAAAGATCTCAGAAGCAGCAGGTGCAGCAGCAGTTGCAGTTCATGGCCGAACTCGTAGCCAATTCTACAAAGGGCAGGCTGATTGGGACATTATAAAAAACGTAGTTGATTCAGTTAAAATACCCGTTATTGCAAATGGGGATATTTTTTCTGCGAAAGATGCTGAAGAAATATTTAATGAAACAGGTTGTGATGGGATTATGATTGGGAGAGCTGCACAGGGATATCCGTGGATTTTTAAGGAAATTATTGAATTTCTGAACACGGGAAGATTAATAGATGCGCCTTCTAATAAAGAAAAAATTGAAATGGCTTTAAGACACTTAGAATTAGCAGTTGACTATTATGGTGAAAAACATGGGATTCCAATTATGCGCAAACATATTTCATGGTATTTAAAAGGAATGCCAAATGCAGGCGTAATAAAAAATAAAGTTAATCAATTAGCAAAAAAAGATAAATTGATTTCTTTTTTAAGTGAATATAAAAAAGAATTATAGTTTTTGAATCATGTATTTTGGCATATCCTGTTAAAATAGTGTTAAAAGCTTCTTGACAATAAAACTAAAGTTATTTATAATGATTAATAATTGTAGATTAATATGGGTGTCAGGTTATATACCTGGCACACTTTGTTGTTGGGCTAATTTTGATGGCCCTTTTGGTAGTTTTAGATATATTAGATAATTTAGAGAATTATAAATTTTGAATATAATTTAGAAAGTAGAGGTAGATATTTATGTCAGAACAACAAGTGATGTTAACAGAAGAAGGTTTTGAAAAATTAGAAAATGAACTTGAATATTTAGAAACAGAAAAAAGGCGTGAAGTTGCTAAAAGGATTAAAGTTGCAAGAGAGTTTGGAGATATTAGTGAAAACTCAGAATATGATGATGCTAAAAATGAGCAGGCGTTTGTTGAAGGTAGAATTCAGGAAATAAAAAATATGCTTAATAATGCTCATGTTGTTAAAGATGAAGATATAACTGACAAAAAAGTTAATTTAGGTACCACTGTTATGCTTCATGACCTTGATAGTGACGAAAAAATCAGCTATACTTTAGTTGGGTCAGCAGAAGCGGATCCTTTAAACTATAAAATTTCTAATGAATCTCCGATTGGTAAAGCAATTTTAGGGCATGTAATTGGAGATGAAGTGAAAGTAGAAACTCCAGGTGGAGACGTTGATTATGAAATAATTTCAATCAAAAAGGTTAAACATTAAAAACAAATTTTAATATGAATTTTATGCTTTGTTTTTAACAATTTGCCAGAAATAGGGTTAGGACTCTATTATAATTAAATAAGGAGTTGGGTATTTATAATGAGTGAAAATATGCTCGAAGACATGAATGAGTTAATGCTGCAAAGACGGGAAAAGCTATCTCAATTAAGAGAAGAACGAGAAAAGGCTTTTGCCGATAAATATGAAGTCACTTATCATGCAGCAGAAGTAGAAAGTAATTTTGAAGAACTTGAAGAAAAAGAAGTTAAATTAGCAGGTCGTTTAATGGCCATTCGTACTCATGGTAAAGCTAGCTTTGCTGATTTAATGGATATGAGTGGAAAAGTCCAGTTATATGTAAAACAAAATAATATTGGTGAAGATCGTTATGAATTTTTCCAAGATTTAGATCTTGGTGATTTAGTTGGAATAACTGGTACTGTTTTTAAAACCAATCGGGGGCAAGTATCAATCAGAGTGTCTTCTTTTGAACTCTTAACTAAATCTTTAAGACCTTTACCAGAAAAATTTCATGGATTAAAGGATAAAGATATTCGATATCGCCAGCGTTATTTAGATCTAATAGTAAATCCAGATGTTAAGGAAACTTTTGTAATTAGAAGCAAAATTATTAAAGAGATGAGAA harbors:
- a CDS encoding BMP family ABC transporter substrate-binding protein, whose product is MKFKLILFLLLFSLLVSFSVSAQYLEVALVSDIGGFGDNSYNDQLRSAINEMDKKINLSVDYRESKLMTEYLENINYFAENKFDLIWGVGFTMEQAIEEAAQMYPERNFVIFDGVVEEENVMSLTFKKEEAGFLAGVIAALESQNSAVAFIGAKENKAMQKYQAGFNTGVKAVNSDIKIMNKYVGSFNDFSMAKKITTELIKESVDIIFYAAGSASHGIIDQAIEEDIKLISLDKADIKLAPNNILTSILKNTEHIVEDVIKAYYNDNYVNEIKEYGITDNAFILEEKQAEKFISSDKLVKIEEYKQQFLEGEIEIRSEL
- a CDS encoding NAD(P)H-dependent flavin oxidoreductase; this translates as MKLPELKIADLKLEFPIIQGGMAIRVSMAELAAAVANEGGIGVIGASVMTAKELKAEIKKAKQLSDGIIGVNIMFAASGFSELLQASVEAGIDVIISGAGFSRDMFNVGKETNTPVIPIVSSLKLAKISEKLGASAVVVEGGNAGGHLGSDEYSFDLVKKIVGKINIPVIGAGDVVTPEDLEKMLKLGVDGVQMGTRFLASKEASVADNFKKLCVEASSEDVMKIMSSVGYKANSIKTRFSELIKAGEAPPPANCTDCLKSCTKKFCIKDALVAAKAGNMDTGVFFTGEGIGRVNKILSTKEIFKEIKDYFRE
- a CDS encoding type III pantothenate kinase, with the protein product MILTMDIGNTNTVLGLYEGDELKTHWRISTDRNKTPDEYGMLFKNLFESANIKNDAVDSIIISSVVPPILRILKKTAYRYFNVNPLVIGPGVKTSMNIKTDNPKEVGADRIVNAVAAGHLYDGPLIIVDFGTATTFCAISAKGEYLGGSIAPGIGISAEALFSQSAKLPRIELIEPGHAIGKNTIDGMKSGIVYGFVGQVEYLVKKFKDELSQDAVVIATGGLVSLIAAETDSIDYVEPFLTLKGLKYIADINGVGS
- the dusB gene encoding tRNA dihydrouridine synthase DusB, encoding MKIADLKIEPEVFLAPMAGVSDYPYRQLVREMGVELIYTEMVSSKGYEYGNKRTAELIEFDKGENGKIAVQIFGEEPEFMARAAEGISTEYNIDIIDINMGCPARKIVKNGAGSALMKDPGLAFEIIKATVNSAEVPVTVKMRSGWDEDNINAVEIAKISEAAGAAAVAVHGRTRSQFYKGQADWDIIKNVVDSVKIPVIANGDIFSAKDAEEIFNETGCDGIMIGRAAQGYPWIFKEIIEFLNTGRLIDAPSNKEKIEMALRHLELAVDYYGEKHGIPIMRKHISWYLKGMPNAGVIKNKVNQLAKKDKLISFLSEYKKEL
- the greA gene encoding transcription elongation factor GreA, whose amino-acid sequence is MSEQQVMLTEEGFEKLENELEYLETEKRREVAKRIKVAREFGDISENSEYDDAKNEQAFVEGRIQEIKNMLNNAHVVKDEDITDKKVNLGTTVMLHDLDSDEKISYTLVGSAEADPLNYKISNESPIGKAILGHVIGDEVKVETPGGDVDYEIISIKKVKH